Below is a window of Caldicellulosiruptoraceae bacterium PP1 DNA.
GATACCACTCCTAAAATGAAAGTCCTTTTTTATATATATTAACCCATAGTATAATTAAAATGTACAAGAAATTATTCAAAATGCATAATATATTTTTATTTTATATAAGGAAGGCGTGATTAAATGGAAGCAACAAATATACAATTAAATTCAAACAAAAGAAAAAGTAAAAAAAGTATTCTGAAAAAATTCTTCGAACAAAGATATCTTCAGGCAATGGCAATTCCAGGTGTTATTTGGATGATAATTTTTTGTTACATACCTATGTATGGACTTATTATTGCATTTAAGGAATATGATATTGCACTTGGAATAAATAAATCACCTTGGATTGGATTTATGAACTTCACTGAATTCTTTTCTGATGAGCGATTTTGGCTTATTATGAAAAACACCATAGGTATTTCTTTTTGGAAGCTATTAATAGGTTTTCCTTTACCAATACTATTTGCAATACTCTTAAATGAGTTAAGATCAGTAGGATTCAAGAAAACTGTCCAAACAGTATCTTATTTACCACACTTTATTTCATGGGTTGTATTAGGTGGAATATTAATGTCTTGGTTATCAGATACTGGGCTCATTAATGTAATATTTGTAAAATTAGGTATATTAAAAGATCCTGTTGTATTTTTAGCAGAACCAAAATACTTTTGGCCAATAGTCGTAATCTCAGATGTTTGGAAAGAACTTGGATGGAATGCGATAATCTATCTTGCTGCAATAACAAGTATTGACCCAGAACTATATGAGGCTGCAACAGTTGATGGTGCTGGAAGGTTTAGGAAGATGATAAGTATTACATTACCAAGTATATCGGGAACAATTGCAATTTTATTTATATTAGCTGTAAGTGGAATATTAAATTCAAACTTTGACCAGATATTTGTTTTGAAAAATTCACTAAATGCTGATGCAAGTGATGTTATTGATATATATGTGTATAGAATGGGTATGCAGTCAATGAGATTTTCATATGCTACTGCAATAGGACTTTTTAAATCAGTTATTGCATTAATGCTTCTTATAAGTGCTAACTTTGTATCAAAAAAGCTTACAGACAAATCTTTGTTCTAAGTTTATAGTGTGTTCAAGGAGGAATTTTTAATGCTAAAAAGAGAATCGGTAGGGGATAAAGTATTTGATATAGTAAATGTTTTTTTCATGCTTATTGTATGTTTTCTAACCTTGTATCCAATATGGTATATCATTGTTTACTCCTTTAATGAAGGCAAAGATGCTATGTTAGGTGGGCTTTATTGGTGGCCTCGTAAGTTTACAATAGACAATTACAGAATTGTTTTTTCTAATCAAGAGATCGTAAATGCTTTTGCAGTTACTGTCTCAAGAACATTGATTACCACTTTTCTACATGTATTTTTCACAGCAATGGTAGCTTATGCATTTATGAAAAAAGAACTTATTGGAAGAAAATTATATCTTACATTAGGGACAATAACACTTTTCTTTGGGGGTGGCTTAATCCCTTACTTCTTATTAATAAAATCACTTGGGCTTTATGATAACTTCTTAGTTTATGTAATACCGGGTATGTTTAATTTTTACAACTTAATTATCTTTCAAGCATTTTTTAGAGAACTTCCAGCCGAGCTTGAAGAATCAGCAAGAATTGACGGTGCTAATGACTTTTTAATTTTCTTTAAGATAATAGTTCCTCTTTCTACACCTGTTCTTGCAACAATAGCTCTTTTTGTTGGTGTATATAACTGGAATGACTACTTTATGGGTGTAATATTTGTAAATAATCCAAAACTACAGCCAAT
It encodes the following:
- a CDS encoding carbohydrate ABC transporter permease, whose amino-acid sequence is MLKRESVGDKVFDIVNVFFMLIVCFLTLYPIWYIIVYSFNEGKDAMLGGLYWWPRKFTIDNYRIVFSNQEIVNAFAVTVSRTLITTFLHVFFTAMVAYAFMKKELIGRKLYLTLGTITLFFGGGLIPYFLLIKSLGLYDNFLVYVIPGMFNFYNLIIFQAFFRELPAELEESARIDGANDFLIFFKIIVPLSTPVLATIALFVGVYNWNDYFMGVIFVNNPKLQPIQTFLYKVIAETSSNQMLASGISSLRARTATSQSLKMATMVITTMPIVVIYPFLQRYFVKGLLIGSVKG
- a CDS encoding ABC transporter permease, encoding MEATNIQLNSNKRKSKKSILKKFFEQRYLQAMAIPGVIWMIIFCYIPMYGLIIAFKEYDIALGINKSPWIGFMNFTEFFSDERFWLIMKNTIGISFWKLLIGFPLPILFAILLNELRSVGFKKTVQTVSYLPHFISWVVLGGILMSWLSDTGLINVIFVKLGILKDPVVFLAEPKYFWPIVVISDVWKELGWNAIIYLAAITSIDPELYEAATVDGAGRFRKMISITLPSISGTIAILFILAVSGILNSNFDQIFVLKNSLNADASDVIDIYVYRMGMQSMRFSYATAIGLFKSVIALMLLISANFVSKKLTDKSLF